TGCTCTTTCTAACAGAGGGGGCCCAGGCAGGAGTTACGATAGGGTAGGAGGGGGACATGGTCCATAGACAGGTTTCTATTGCCAACGACCCCTGGTACCCCCACCAGGCAGCAGACCAAAGGGGCCACGGCCACTCAACCAACGGAACATGACTTCCACGTGCAGGACATCATCGGAAACCTGCTTGGAGATTGTGGCGGTCTTGGTGTAGAGCTTCCCCCCAACCCCGTTGCACATCTTGTCCTAAAAATTGGTCACCACTGAAAAGTCCCACCATACTTTGTGCATTTTTCTGCCATCCCAAGATAAGCGGCACCTGAGGAGGACCCTTACCTGATATTTGTCTCCTAGGCCCCTGCCCTCCTGAATCTCCCTCCTGCCCCAATAAGTGGATGAGGTCTGGAGGGAAATGCTACTTTATATCCCGGGAAACCAACGACTGGAACTCCAGCCTGGAATTCTGCCGATCAGAAGGAGGAACGCTGCTGACCATGGATGATGAGACCCAGGTAACaggagactggggggggggggttgcatgaAGTGATGACACTGCTGGACTGGACAGCCGGTTTCCGATGCTGTATTAGTGGCATTGCTGTGTGTACACATCAGTCTACAGAAGGTGCAGTTGGCGCCACCTTCTGGTGGTCATTTGTAAAGTCCTGCTGTACATCTCCCATCTGTAATTCTCTGTTGGGGGTTGGCTATGGTGGCTGCCCTCAGAGCTGCTTGGCCCATTTTCTGTTGGTGGGGGTGGGTTGTTAGATCCTCATGACTGAGTCAGATCTACCTGGTCTCTACAGTATCGGTGAAGGAAGAGGGTCAGATGCCCTTGGTTCCTCTTCGgctgtgggggggaagggggcatcAGATCTGCTTGGCCTCCCCTGTGATGTGGAGAGGGGGAGGTCAGATTCATTAGGCCTCTGTGGATTGGGGGTAGTGTAAAAACAACTTGGTCCCATTTCTGTTAGGGGGCCACGGATGGATGAGGGGCGTTACACCACTCTGTATGACACACTTGTTTTTCTTCACAGGAAGATATAAAGACTCTCTCTAACCTGACCGGGGAATACTGGGTCGGCCTGAAAAAGGAAGGAGGAGAGTGGAAGCAGATGGATGGTTCAGTGTGGACGGGACCCATAGAGTGAGTGACCATAAGAAGTGAGACGGCTGCATCGTCTCGTGGGGTAACTGGCCCATCGCTCCACCTGACCGGCCCTGCTGGGGATAAGGCAGGCAGCACGGGATCTTCATTGCCGAGTGGAGGGAAAACCTTACTCCATGGTGATCATATCCAGTGGCACAACGTTTTGGCCTCAGTGAAACCTTGCCTCACGGGATGTCATCGCTGTGGATTAAAGTTTTCCTTCTACTTGGTGATGAAGACCATGTGCTGCCTTCATTTACCTTTTTTGATCCTTCATTGGGAGTCAGTGGACCCGGCTCCATTGGGCGTGCACTGGCCATCTCTAGGAGTACGGTCCGATTTGACTGTCTGAATATTTGGCCCTACTGGCgagtcagaccaaggtcttgtgcaCGTGTCTGTGTTTCtgtgtccattctgcaaattgtACAACATGTCCTGTTCTGGTGTGCAAAATGCGAACCATGGAAGTCAATTGATCATTAAAAAAATGCGGACTGCGCATGGactgtatccgtattttgcagatcttgaAAGCTgccatattggatcaagggcaAATTTTCCAAATAGGAAGGGGGGTCATGTAGCATCTGAGAGTTAACCCCTTCTCACCCTCTTTAAATATGACTTTCCACCGAGCCGCAGTCCAGAACAATATTGTAATTCCCGCTCTGGACTGTAGCGGTTTCTTAAGACGGTATTACACCAGACGATTGTCGGCCAGATCATTGCTGACcaggaacgctcattagcgatgatctgcctgtgtaatactgccgccgattacccgatgaaggaGCAAATTATAATCTTTCAGCAGgattaaaaaatcataatttgctGGTGGCAGATCGTGCTAATCGTGGTCTACTGCTGGCAATGATCCTGTATGAGATGGCATTAgctatcgctcctccccatactgtggaggagatcaccgcATGTGATAACAGTAACTACAAGAAGGTGATTGCCAGGCAGGAACACTCGCCTGGATGGTCTGCCGGAGTAATACAGCCTCACCAGGAGCGCGTTTCTCTCTCCGCTCTAGCATTGTCCTTCCATAGTAGTAGTTTTTGAAAAACCGTTTCCACTCCTgattggtgatggatcatgttgtGTTACTGACCACATCTTCTCCGTCTCTCGTAGGTATGATGGCCCCCAGTTGAGCTGCTGTGTGTTGGATTCTGGGAAATATTTGGCCTTTGCTTGTTCAACTCATAGGCCCTGGATCTGTGTGAAGTCTGCGGTCGCTGGGATCAGTAACGCAGGGAGCACAGACCGTGACCAGACGTGATCATCGTATGGTGACCAGAGACCGGCTGGGATTGCTGCAATGACTTGCCGGGATGGCCGCGGGGTCGCCTCTCTGTATGCTGACCGGCCGGGATGGCCGCGGGGTCGCCTCTCTGTATGCTGACCGGCTGGGATGGCCGCGGGGTCGCCTCTCTGTATGCTGACCGGCCGGGATGTCCGCGGGGTCGCCTCTCTGTATGCTGACCGACCGGGATGGCCGCAGGGTCGCCTCTCTGTATGCTGACCGGCCGGGATGGCCGCGGGGTCGCCTCTCTGTATGCTGACCGGCCGGGATGTCCGCGGGGTCGCCTCTCTGTATGCTGACCGACCGGGATGGCCGCAGGGTCGCCTCTCTGTATGCTGACCGGCCGGGATGTCCGCAGGGTCGCCTCTCTGTATGCTGACCGGCCGGGATGTCCGCGGGGTCGCCTCTCTGTATGCTGACCGGCCGGGATGGCCGCAGGGTCGCCTCTCTGTATGCTGACCGGCCGGGATCACTGCACAGTCAATGATTTTAGCGTTAGAAAGCTTATCCTGTCATGTGACACATCTTAAGGAATCGGGCTTTGGAGAGGAGGCAGGACGTCTTCTTTAGACTTTGAGGAGACAGCACACGTCCGCCCCCCACCACCATTCTGAGCCCTGACCCTGTTACAGCACTGAGCTCCTCGTAGGATCCGTGATCCAGAGAAATAACTGCAGACGTTCTGTACGACCACGAGCTGAGTGCGGTCAAGATTTTATTCGATGAAATGGATTTGATATTTAGTCTTTTTGTATTAGACTTTAACCCATTCATGACATCAGGCTTACATGCGGGGTCTTTATAGATGGTGCCCGCTCAACAGTCGCCTGGTGCCTGCTATTTTACAATTGTTGAAtggatttttaacccctcagaggTCGTTATCACGGCATTTGTGTGCCTTCTGAAGACTGAGGCCTGCCACAGCACTGTTCCTACCTGGCCCTGCTCGTGGCGTACACggattctcccatagactgcagtagtaagtcattgcagtctatggcgcAAATGATTGCTTGTTAAAGTCTTCTAAAAAGAGATGTattgaaaaaaagttttaaatattaaaaataaatagaattatCCTTTCCACATCGCAAAATGCCTGAACTAATTAAATACCCAAGTATTCATCCCGAACAGTGTAACCGGAAggaatcaaaatggccgatttgccgttGTTTAGTCGGTTCAcctatcacaatttttttttatagaaagtgATCAAGAAGTAACATCCCCCGAAATGAGTAAAAACTACAAGATCAGCCATAAAAAATGAGCCTTCATGCAGCTCCGTAGATATTCCAACCGCCATAACTTTAGATTTATATGATGACGAtgcaaataaaattattttttttaaaaatatttttcaaagtattcaaatacaaaaacaatatgactgtggtattgctgtaatcgtactgacccggagcaaGAACTTAACATGTCAGTTACCTCATGGGGATGCTGTAAAAACAAGACCCATAATACTGTGGTGgaatagtccccccccccccccaattccagTCCATATGTATTTTTAAGCTTTCCACTGTATCACATGCCGTATACAATGGTGCTATTAGAAGGAGCAATTcgttctgcaaaaataaaaaacacaggcCACCTAGGGCTTTGTGAACGGATCAATTAAGTTATGGCCGATATCAGGGGTTCTGCTCCGGCACTTACCTGGGTCTGATTTATGGAGGTGTTTCTGTGCCAACCGGACCCCCGATGCAATGGAGGAAACCTACCTGTGCCTGTAATATCTCTGTCTATACTAATAAAAGGTCTGTGCACATGGCGCCTTTCTATGGTCGGTCTCCTGTTTCTTTGAGTGTCTGATATCTGTGCACCTGCCGGACATGGACCTGAGGTGTGACACCAGCATGAAGATCAGTATAAGAAGCGATGGAAGGGGTGGAAGCAGTGAGTTATAAAGGAGTCATGAATCTTGTGTTTTATCCTTCTGGGAAGCGTTGCACTGCAGTCTCACCGACCAGCGGAGGAGAGGGGGGAACTTCCAGGATGGAGAAGCAGACAGCAGTCCATAGTGTGGACGGTGCTGACCTCTAGTGGCCAAATGAGGTTCTGTATTTAATACTGTTTTAC
The sequence above is a segment of the Bufo bufo chromosome 4, aBufBuf1.1, whole genome shotgun sequence genome. Coding sequences within it:
- the LOC120997097 gene encoding killer cell lectin-like receptor subfamily G member 1, producing MAISLIVGVVLGVVLGVVLGVIFSRVIGPCPPESPSCPNKWMRSGGKCYFISRETNDWNSSLEFCRSEGGTLLTMDDETQEDIKTLSNLTGEYWVGLKKEGGEWKQMDGSVWTGPIEYDGPQLSCCVLDSGKYLAFACSTHRPWICVKSAVAGISNAGSTDRDQQGRLSVC